In Bacillota bacterium, the DNA window TCTCTATAAGCTTTAGAATTTGTAAATGTGCTTGCTAATTTCCTGCTTGCTAATTTCCTGCTTGTTAATCCTCCTATACCGTGAAGGGGTCATTCCCCGGATTTTCTTAAAAGCCTTACTAAAATGGAACTGGCTGGAATATCCAAGCCGGTCCGATATCTCGGATAGGGAAAAAGGGGTGTTTTTCAGCAATTCTTCAGCCATGCCTATCTTGAGGTTATCTACATACTTTTTAGGCTGCATTCCGGTAATATCTTTAAAAACCTGCCGGAACCTTCGTTCACTCAATCCTGCCATATCTGCCATGGTTTTTACCGAAATACTTTCCCACATATTAGATTTTATATGTACTATCACTTTTTCAATAGCCTCCCGGTGAGGGTTGCTGACTTCCCTGCTTTCTATATGCAACAGCCATTTATGAAGCAATATATTTAAAGTGGCTGAAGCTAATAAAAGGGATGCATTATCATTTTTCCTGAGAAGCTCCATGCAAGTATTACAATTGCCGGCTTCACCTTCCACATAGTCAACAAAAAAAACCTTGTTCAAGGGTAACTTTGTCCCCCAACCTGAAGCAAACTCAAACCACCAGAAATCCCATTTTTCACCACTACAAAAATAACGTCTCACCTTATCATGCTCAAAAAAGATAAGAGTACCAGGCCCTACAGGCATTTCTCCAATCCCTTCAATAGCTACTATCCCCACTCCTCCTGTTGTCCTTAAAGCTATCAAATCTTTATTTCCAACTCCCTTCTTCTTTACATCGTAGGTAGGGTCGGCATATACTACATATACTGTCCTCAGAGCTACGGGTTCTATTGCCATTGGCCTGTTGGTTATTGAAAAATCAAATTTCATAAAAACATTATACCTTATAATTGCCGTAAAGTATATATTTTTTACCGGATTTAACATTTGATTTTGCAGGAATAAGTACTATTATATATATTAAGATAAAATAATATATGATAGAAAAAGCGAAAAACATTTTAAAATTTAAAAAGATAAAAGATTAATGATTGTTTTTTCGGGGTGGTATTTTTGGATAGCAAAAGTTTATATGATGGAATACATGCTATGGTGCCAAGAGAGAGTATGAATCCAGGGGCAAGAAAACTCCGCGACTTCTATGAAAAAAAGCCTGATGCTCCAATTTATCAGTGTGAATTCGGATTTTATTCCCTGGATAGATGGAAAAGAGAAGGCTATATAGATGACAACACAAACCTTGCAGAGCTTTTTGGTTATGATGAACCCGGAAGTTATAGTCTTGGTGGTCTGGGATGGTGTGAAGCCGCGTTTTATCCACCTTTTGATGTTAAAATAATTGAAGACAGGGGAGAACATGAGGTTGTTCAAGACCATGCCGGCCGGCATGTGCTGTATTTCAAGGGACGCAGGAGTGGGTTTATGCCTGAATACCTGGACCATCCGGTAAAAGATATGAAAACCTGGGAAGAAAACTGCAAATGGCGTCTTGATCCTAAAACACCCGGCAGGTATACGGATTTGGAAAAAAAGGTAGAGCAAGCAAAAGAATGTGCCAAAAAAGGCATGATAATCGTACAGAACCTTATAGGAGGCTATATGTATCTAAGAAGCCTTATAGGGCCTGTAGATTTATTATATAAATTTTATGACGACCCTGAATTAATCTATGATTGTATGAAAACCTGGCTTGAACTCGCCGACGCAGTTATAGCAAAACACCAGGAATATTTAACACTGGATGAATTTTTTATAGCAGAAGATATCTGTTACAATGGTGGCCCCCTTATTTCTCCTGATATGATGAGAGAATTCCTCTTTCCATATTATCAGCAGCTTATTGCTAATATTAAGTCACGCCAGATAGATAAAAGCCGTCATTTATATATACAGGTAGATACTGACGGTTTTGCGGAGCCTGTTATACCGGTTTATAAAGAAATCGGGATGGATTACATGAGTCCTTTTGAAGTTGCTTCAGGCTGTGATGTTGTAAGGGTTTCAAGAAATTATCCCGATTTGCTGATAAGAGGGGGTATGGATAAAAGGGTACTTGCCCAGGGGAAGGATGCCATAGACAAAATGGTGGACAACATAGTCCCAATTATGAAGAAAAGAGGGGGATATATCCCTGTATGTGACCATGGTGTGCCTGAAGAAGTAAGTTTTGAAAACTATATGCACTTCCGCAAAAGATTGCTGGAATTTGCCGATTAAAAATAAATATCCAGGACGTGTCCCTGAAGTTCACCTTGCCATGTCATTGTTTTCCTAACTGGTCCAAAATCACTTCAATAACCTTCATGGTCCCATTTCCCAAATTGCTGGCTTTCATCCTATTGATTATTGCTCTTCTTTCTTTATAAACATTTAAAGCAGTTTCCAGTAGAACAGAAGGATTTAAATCTTCTTCCCGCAAAACATAACTAAATCCCTTTTCTCTAAACGACTCTGCATTTAATATCTGGTCACCTCTACTTGCCCTCTTTGATAATGGTATAAGAAGATTAGGCTTTTTTAATGCCAGAAGCTCAAACAAGGTTGTAGCTCCGGCCCTCGATACAATCACATCCGACATTGCAAACAAATGGGGCTGTTCTTTAGTTACATATTCAAACTGTTTATATCCTTTCAAACCAAGAAGAGTATTGTCAACAGCTCCTTTCCCGCATATGTGGCATAGCTGGAATGCAAACAGCAGTTCCTTTAATCCTGCCCTTACTACGTCATTTATAAACCTGGATCCTTGACTGCCGCCCATAATAAGCAATACCGGTTTTTCCGCCGTAAAACTGCACATCTTCCTGCCCACATTTGCATCTCCGGTAAACAACTCATTTCTTATGGGTATACCTGTCATACAGGCTTTATTCTTTTTAACATACTTATCAACATACTTCGCTGTTTCCGGGAAAGCATAGCATATTTTATCAGCAAAGGGAATAGACAACCTGTTTGCCAACCCGGGTGTTATATCTGATTCATGGATGACAATAGGAATTTTAGATAAGTAAGCTGCCCATACTACAGGCGTTGCTACAAAGCCTCCCTTACTGAATATAATGTCCGGCTTTATTTTCCTTATTATCTTCATAGACTGCCACAAACCTTTTAGAATCCGTGCTGTATCTGTCAAATTTTCAAGATCAAAATACCTTCTCAATTTACCCGCAGTAATAGGGAAATATTCAACTTCCATATCCTCAATAAGTTTTTTTTCAATTCCTGTTTTAGTACCTATGTAATAAATATCAAAATTTAATTTCCTTAATTCAGGGATAAGTGCCATATTGGGCGTAACATGACCGGCAGTACCGCCGCCTGTTAAAATAATCTTTGCCACTTCCTTCAACCTCTCCTAACTCTATAAATAATACAACTTAATCTATTAAATTATATTTTCACATTTTAATTATATCACAGTATTTTACTCCAAAATTATATCACGGTATTTCTACTCTAGGCTTATAACTTTAAATTGCTTAAATAGTATGAATAAAA includes these proteins:
- a CDS encoding helix-turn-helix transcriptional regulator, with protein sequence MKFDFSITNRPMAIEPVALRTVYVVYADPTYDVKKKGVGNKDLIALRTTGGVGIVAIEGIGEMPVGPGTLIFFEHDKVRRYFCSGEKWDFWWFEFASGWGTKLPLNKVFFVDYVEGEAGNCNTCMELLRKNDNASLLLASATLNILLHKWLLHIESREVSNPHREAIEKVIVHIKSNMWESISVKTMADMAGLSERRFRQVFKDITGMQPKKYVDNLKIGMAEELLKNTPFSLSEISDRLGYSSQFHFSKAFKKIRGMTPSRYRRINKQEISKQEISKHIYKF
- a CDS encoding undecaprenyldiphospho-muramoylpentapeptide beta-N-acetylglucosaminyltransferase; translation: MAKIILTGGGTAGHVTPNMALIPELRKLNFDIYYIGTKTGIEKKLIEDMEVEYFPITAGKLRRYFDLENLTDTARILKGLWQSMKIIRKIKPDIIFSKGGFVATPVVWAAYLSKIPIVIHESDITPGLANRLSIPFADKICYAFPETAKYVDKYVKKNKACMTGIPIRNELFTGDANVGRKMCSFTAEKPVLLIMGGSQGSRFINDVVRAGLKELLFAFQLCHICGKGAVDNTLLGLKGYKQFEYVTKEQPHLFAMSDVIVSRAGATTLFELLALKKPNLLIPLSKRASRGDQILNAESFREKGFSYVLREEDLNPSVLLETALNVYKERRAIINRMKASNLGNGTMKVIEVILDQLGKQ